Below is a window of Camelina sativa cultivar DH55 chromosome 11, Cs, whole genome shotgun sequence DNA.
NNNNNNNNNNNNNNNNNNNNNNNNNNNNNNNNNNNNNNNNNNNNNNNNNNNNNNNNNNNNNNNNNNNNNNNNNNNNNNNNNNNNNNNNNNNNNNNNNNNNNNNNNaaaaaaaaaaaaaaaaaaaaaaagaagaagaagccacatTTGTCATAAACTCCAAATGCAAAATCAGAGGTATGTCATGTAACATACCTGTGATAGGCCAGAGAGTGGAATTGTTGATTCTCAGGCAATCtgaaaggtttagagacaacaAATTAACAAAGCCTCCAATGTAAGCCATCCATTCTGCGTTAATGGAGCTTTCGCCTCGAAGATCTATTTTCTCTACAGAATGTTTGAATCCTCTGCACACAAAAAAGAGCTCACAATACTTCAGTGTCTATGCAAATCATTGCATTTCCTCAAcgttaactaatttaaaaatgaatctaaaaccctaaacaatgTTCCAACACCAACACGATTCTTAGAGCTACCAGATCTAACAACTCAATCATAACGAAGCAAAGAGAAACGAAAATTTTCCTAATCANNNNNNNNNNNNNNNNNNNNNNNNNNNNNNNNNNNNNNNNNNNNNNNNNNNNNNNNNNNNNNNNNNNNNNNNNNNNNNNNNNNNNNNNNNNNNNNNNNNNNNNNNNNNNNNNNNNNNNNNNNNNNNNNNNNNNNNNNNNNNNNNNNNNNNNNNNNNNNNNNNNNNNNNNNNNNNNNNNNNNNNNNNNNNNNNNNNNNNNNNNNNaaaaaaaaaaaaaaaaaaaaaaaaaaaaactaagatccCCAAGCGATCACACTCAATGATTTCAAAATCCAAGCTCACCATTTCGAGATCAGGAATCAGAATTACGTAAGGAAgcagtagtaaaaaaaaaaaagagagttgttTACTCGATTAACGAAGGGAAAAGAAGTCGCCGTTGGATTAGGCGACGGAGGAGAGCATCAGCAAGGTGAGGAGGCAGCCTCTCAAGACTCCGTCTCTGTAAACGCCATCGTTCCACCGCATCTCCGCTCTTACAAGCTTCCTCTATGCATAGACGCACCAACGGACTCTCGAACTCCATCTCGAATTCCATCTCCAACTCGCTGAAACTTTCTTCTGATCTTAGCTCCAATTTTACAAACCCACCCAAAACACTTTTAactaaatgaataaaataaaaaacccctacaaagaattaaaattattgGGCCGTTAAAGCCCAAATATCACTAATACTGGCCTGTTAATACACGTGTGATGGCACgtgccttcttcttctgaacGTTGTCGACGGATATAAACATAATTAGACAATTCTGCAGATTTCATTTTACTTACTCTCATCCCAAATCCTTTGTGTCTCCCAACACAAACGAAAAATGTGGAGACTCTTAGCTTCAATTATCCTATTCTCATGTCTATTCGTTTATTCGTCGTCGTTGGGCGAATCGGAGGTGACGTGTTCCGGTATCGTGCCGTTACGGTACCGGAACGATAAGATCTCGATAACAGACTACGGAGGAGTAGGGGATGGCCGGACGGTGAACACGAAGGCGTTTAGGGCGGCGATTTATAGGATTCAGCATCTGAAGAGGAGAGGAGGTACGCTTTTGTATATACCTCCGGGAGTGTATTTGACTGAGAGCTTCAATCTCACTAGCCATATGACTCTTTACTTGGCTAAAGGTGCTGTTATCAAAGCTGTTCAGgtattaattttcaattttgaattcTGAAATTGGATTTTGGTATAATGAGATCATTTGAAATGAGTGACAAATTAGTTACTTTGCTGATTTggaattattagtttattagtcAATGTGATTAATGTATACTCCAATGAGATCAGAGTGTGGTCAGTAGTGTAAGTGATTATACTCAATGAGATCAGAGTGTGGTCAGTAGTGTAAGTGATTATACTCAAATGATCAAGTTGTTAGGAAagatatttcatttaaaatttgtCAACTATAGATGACTTTTTTATAAAGCAAGGT
It encodes the following:
- the LOC104727789 gene encoding uncharacterized protein LOC104727789, which encodes MEFEMEFESPLVRLCIEEACKSGDAVERWRLQRRSLERLPPHLADALLRRLIQRRLLFPSLIEGFKHSVEKIDLRGESSINAEWMAYIGGFVNLLSLNLSDCLRINNSTLWPITGIL